The DNA region ATTGTGTCACAATTTCTCATACTTATACAGCCTGGGGGAACATGCTGTAAGTATGTGTAACTGCATTTACTGCATTTGTGTCCCTTTGTGTTTGAGAGGGAAATATTTGGAAGTGAAACATTAGAATGGGTATTTTTATCCCCGATCCAGTGTGTTCTGTTTTACTCAGTCCTTTTCAGGACAGCTATAGGCAAAGTATGAAAGAAATGTGGACTGAGTAATGTGTTTATTGGGAACCTTTGATAAAATCAAAATTTGCTGGCCTGCAGGCTCTTGATCTCGGGGACTTcccaatttttttgttgttgttacccaAGTGTAGCATGCAGAGAAAAGTGTACAAATCATCATGGATTTTCACAAGCTCCCCGGCAGTCAGTCTGCAATAGGAAGTGTCTTTAAGGTAAGAGCAAATCGGGCTGGAAGCGAATTTATTGTGGTAGAAAGGAACAAAAACCTGAAAGGCGGTGAGCCAGCCTTTTCAACCCAACGGGCGCAGTTGGGGCCTGCGCCTGCGCGGTGGGAGCTCGCCCCTCCGGGAGGAAGTCGAAAGGCGGGAAGCCCCGCCCCTCTCCCGGCTTTGGCTTTCTCCTCAGTTTTCCCCGGCCGGCTCCCCCTGAGCCGCAAGCCAGCCGTTCTCTGTCCTCCATCACTCGGAGCTCTCCGCTGTGCCACCCCGCTGCGCCTGCGCGACCCTACCCCGCCCCACGCGCGGGCTCGCGATCCAATTCCCGCCAGgcctccggcccacagcccccgGCCCGCGCCTTCCCGGTCCGGCGGAGAGCAAGCACCATGGTAGGTACCGTGACGTCACAAGGGGGCGCCCTTGGGGAGCGCGGGCGGTTGGGACggttgggggcggggtgggcgTCCCTTTGGAGGCTTTGTTCCTCTGGGCTGGCGTTGGGCCCTAGATTTTTCCCTCCGTTATTGGTTCCTGCGCCTCAAGTTCTTTGAGAAGAGACTTGGAAGCAAATGGAATTTTTTTACCCCCTATGAGAGAGTCAGCAGGGACAGTAGACCTCAAGGAGCATTTCCCTGACGGAGACCAGGCTCCGAGAAGGAGCGGGTGGAATACTTGCTACAATTCTCTAGGAGGCGTGGGCAGGACCCCAGGAGAGAGAGTCCATTGAGGCAGACCCGACGTGTGCAGGGCAGATGACTCTGGGGCTTTCTGTCAGGGGCTCGTAGTGTGCATCATCGTCAGGGCTGCAGCTGTTCATTcgagtattccttcctctgtgtTCCTGTGAAGTATTCCTTCCTGTGAAGTTTAGAGAACTGCCAGAGATGTGGCGGGATCCCAGTACCAATGTTTGGTAATACTGGCAGGGATTCACACCTCTTTACTATGTCCCCTCCCATATGATGATTTTCCCCCTCTCGCCCAATAGCTCTTCTATTCCTTTTTCAAGTCCCTTGTCGGCAAGGATGTGGTCGTGGAACTCAAGAATGACCTGAGGTAGGTACTTGTTCCCACAAGTTTGTAGGGGGTGGATGTGCCAAGTGCCCTGGAACCTGTGTAATTTGACGAGTATTTGAGCACTAGGCAAGGTGGGAGAGatacaaaaggaagaaatgactTGTGCCTTAAACTTGCAGATTAGCTGGGGAGTTGTATCATGTATTggaaaacaatataaagaaaTGTATAAGTAGTAAGAACCAGAGAGAAGACAGGGCAGACCCGACTTCTAGAAATCAAAGTATCAGTTCCACAAGTAACGATGTATGTAGAAGGATGTTggtagatttgtgtgtgtgtgtaatagtcACAAGTTGGGGGGAAAATAGCCATAAATAGGGAATGGGTTCGATTGTGGTATTTCCATATAATATAGCTGTCACATAGAAATGAGATACCAATAGGGAAAAGCTATTGCAGTACTGTATATGTGGCATAATCTCCCTTTtgttgaagaaaatataaaagatacaCAGGAGACCAGTGAGCTCCTTCTGTCTGTACTGCTTTTACATCCCCTGTCCCCTTGTATCATTAGCTTCTAATTATCTCTCAGGACTTGTGAAAGTTATTTCACACTATATCCCTGGACTTTCCTGGTTCTAGCCAAGTACACTCTTCTGTTACAAAGTCTTTTTCCTTGCTAGTGGGTGCTTCTCAAATTGTGATTTCATAGAAATGTATTAACTGTTTAGGAACCGTCTTTCCTACAGGGCCAAGACCATGTTTACGTTTACCACTGTGTACCTAATGTCTAACACAGGCCTGAATAAATTGtttaactcattttattttcagaacaTCTCTACATGACATACACTATTGTTGCTGTTTTACACATGAGGCAACTGAAGGTTGGATAGATTAAGAAACTTGGTTAGGTCTACACAACTAGTAAAAGACAAAACCAGAACTTAAATTCCATTATCTGCTCCCCCGCCATACGtttctaatgggcttccctgatagttcaattggtaaagaatccacctggaatccaggagaccctggttcaattcctgggtcaggaagatccactggagcagggataggctacccactctagtatttttgggcttcccttgtcgctcagctggtaaagaatccacctgcaatccaggaaacctgggtttgatccctgggttgggaagatcccctggagaagggaaaggctacccactccggtattctggcctggagaattccacggactttatggtccatggggttgcagagagtcagacataactgagaaactttcacttcacccctttttaaattaaaaacacggTCGTAGTCTCTTTGCAGTTGTGAAACTTGCCTTTTCACTTAACAGTATGTTGTGGGTATTTTCCATGTCAATAAAGTTGATGTTTAACATTGTTAATGTCTGAATGGCATTTTTCTAAGCTGGCTAGAACTGATTTAAGCAAAACCTTGCTGCTGGACACTTAGGCTGTTCCCAGTTCTTCGTTTTTGCAAGTGATTTTGTCCTGAACATCCTTAAGCGTATACATCTTATttcattagaagaaaataaagaatcctttgaatgaaatgtacattttaaatatcaaaacatAATACCTGACTGTCCTTTAGAAAGTTTGAGTCAAGGTATTCTCTCCCTAGCAGTTTCTTCTACATTTCTATGTGAGATAATTTCTTAGTGGGGAAACATTGACATGGCGGAATGGTGAAGCAAGGGATTTATTTGCCTTTTAGGTCAGAGATTTCTGATCTATGGTACCCACAATGCCTGTGATATTGATTGCATATAAATTGGGTCCATATAGAGAGACAAGTGTGGAAACCACAACTACTTTCATCACTTCTGTAAGAtgacttgttttttattttcctctttttttcttcctgggtTTTCCAAATGGCAAGAATAACTGTTGTTATAGCCTCAGACCCTAAAGCAAGGACTTAAAGATTCAAAGGTAATCCATTGAGTTGGGAGAAGTGCTCTTTCTCTCATGCTGGGTGTCAGACCACTTTTGTGCCAAGTATCTCATTCTAAAGGGATTGAAGAAAAGTTACCATTTTATGCATTTCCTGAAAGTTATTTCACAGCTGCAGTAGGTGATAGGGCACCAtcaaaggttttttgttttgatttgttttttagcATCCAGGAATATGGTGAAATCACCACTGAGGCAGTTGGTCTGACACTGGATTTCAAATACTTAGAATTTTACAAAAACTAGGGCCCAACAGAGAACCAACAACTTGAATTTTGGCAAGattaaggattttttaaatacaaacagGCAATTAAAGAGCAGTTATTCTTACAAAGAAAACTCTTGACAACCTTTACCACACTATACACATACTACACTAGCTTATGTttcctcttttgtcatagattctTGGAATCTTTGAGCACATATTAGTGTTTCAGAAACAGGTTCTAAGGAACTTAGAATCTGGTGGTGACATGCAGGATGGTTAGGATGAAGGCAGCCAGGCTGGAGGCTAGCGTGGATTGAGCTGTAAAGTCATTAGACCTTGGTTTGTCAAAGAGAATTATAGAAACTGCAGAAATGTTAGACATCAGCAAACAGTGGGGATTTGTAGGACATGAAAGGTCCTTGATTTACAGGGGTTGAGGTTGTGAGAGTGTTGAAACCATTGGCAGAAATTAAAGGATTGGGAGAGAGTCTGGCTTGAAGCACTGGTATTTAGATAGCATTCCTCTTTAACATTGCAGGCGGCTCATGGATTCAGGGAGAGGACATCCCTTGTGCCTACATCATCAAGAACACTGCTAGTTTGTTAATTTATATACATTACATATGGGGCTCTGGTTCCAAAGCAGTAGTATTtgaaaagaactgatgatttGAGGGGTCATACAGACCTGGATCAAAGTCCTTGTTCTAAACTTGGCCAAATTACAAAATGTTTCTGGGACCCTGGATGTTTCATAATAGCTACCCAATGAAATGGCTGTAAAGATTACAAATACTATGGAGAACACAGGTCTGGCACAGTTGTTTGATGGCAGCTACAAGAGTGAGTTGGTTTAGGGGAGAAGAGATGTGAGGTCTAAAATAACACACTGCTCTGGAAGCACTTTCTTTCTACTCCAGAGCTTAGTCATGCCCCTGTCTGGTTGTACCTTTTCTGGTTTCTTCAAGTCCTTTACTTCCCCCAACCATGTTCTTATCCCCTGCTCTGAAGTCACCTCTGTGTTGACTTTGGTATAAATTAATTTGGTTTTACCCTCTCTCTGCCCATAACAGCATCTGTGGAACCCTCCATTCTGTGGATCAGGTGAGATTATAAGGGCCCTAAATGGggtcttggggaaggaaatgggagaGCTTGAGAGCTGGGTACTTTCATCTTGACTCTAGTTTTAATGATGGTGTTCATCTTTTCTTAGTATCTCAACATCAAACTAACTGACATCAGTGTCACAGACCCTGAGAAATACCCTCA from Ovis canadensis isolate MfBH-ARS-UI-01 breed Bighorn chromosome 20, ARS-UI_OviCan_v2, whole genome shotgun sequence includes:
- the LSM2 gene encoding U6 snRNA-associated Sm-like protein LSm2, whose protein sequence is MLFYSFFKSLVGKDVVVELKNDLSICGTLHSVDQYLNIKLTDISVTDPEKYPHMLSVKNCFIRGSVVRYVQLPADEVDTQLLQDAARKEALQQKQ